The uncultured Desulfobulbus sp. genome window below encodes:
- a CDS encoding serine hydrolase, which produces MKSLRTSAILSFCLFLFLTPAFANQAVKHYALAYTWNKDIQRALHDRDILARALSLQVDSQLEIVENNHEYGVVYPQGGTLAEARTLALNQSDRLTRAGYTPAELIPQKSYTSLYHLLFAQNRDAKVLLAEYDRYLSKLKGEERNNLHIEKIGINNFGLVYHCWTPQAGSQTIIQALQLKAGKTPPKLISATVRPALPIMVSVPTPEEAPALPSKPSRGQVTNDPLPCSIATVPVEAKAQVVKVVPARIAKPAQKRVALINSKVQEFLQEQRNTGKLRRHERAALVAYDLTNDTYLSNINSYSSFQAASMIKPFVALAFFHQVERGKLTYGPQSHRMMEQMIQQSNNHATNWFIRRLGGPAQCNALINSHYRHLFRKVRIREYIPPGGKTYKNSALPQDYVHFLKALWHKHLPYSGEMLRVMSLPGRDRIFWGTQVPRGTQVYNKTGSTSYLCGDMGILVTKTKSGRSIPYAIVGIVQRSSAPKNYKQWMDHGGGVIRDFSSLVYKEMKRKYNLQ; this is translated from the coding sequence ATGAAGTCGCTGCGAACCTCTGCGATCCTCTCTTTTTGTCTCTTTCTGTTTCTGACGCCTGCTTTCGCGAATCAGGCAGTCAAACATTATGCCCTCGCTTACACCTGGAATAAAGATATCCAACGTGCCCTGCATGATCGGGACATTTTAGCCCGAGCTCTCTCCCTCCAGGTAGACAGCCAGCTTGAGATTGTAGAAAATAATCATGAATACGGCGTGGTCTATCCCCAAGGAGGGACCCTGGCAGAAGCCCGGACTTTGGCTCTCAATCAATCTGACAGGCTCACCAGGGCAGGTTATACCCCCGCAGAACTGATTCCACAAAAAAGTTATACCAGCCTCTACCATCTCCTTTTCGCACAAAATCGCGACGCAAAAGTGTTGCTCGCAGAGTACGATCGATATCTTTCGAAACTCAAGGGAGAAGAACGAAACAATCTCCACATCGAAAAGATCGGCATCAACAACTTTGGTTTAGTGTACCACTGCTGGACGCCCCAGGCTGGCTCTCAGACCATCATACAGGCGTTACAACTCAAAGCAGGGAAAACGCCCCCAAAATTAATCTCGGCAACTGTTCGTCCGGCTCTGCCTATTATGGTTAGCGTGCCCACACCTGAAGAGGCACCGGCTCTTCCATCCAAACCGAGTAGAGGCCAAGTTACCAACGATCCCCTGCCTTGCAGTATCGCTACAGTTCCGGTTGAGGCCAAAGCCCAGGTTGTCAAAGTCGTGCCGGCACGCATAGCAAAACCTGCCCAAAAAAGGGTTGCCCTGATCAACAGCAAGGTACAGGAGTTTCTTCAAGAACAACGTAATACTGGCAAATTGCGTCGCCATGAACGCGCAGCACTGGTTGCCTATGATCTCACAAACGATACCTACCTCTCTAATATCAATTCATATTCTTCATTTCAGGCGGCAAGCATGATCAAACCCTTTGTCGCCCTTGCTTTTTTCCATCAAGTTGAGCGGGGCAAGCTCACCTATGGGCCCCAATCGCACCGCATGATGGAACAAATGATTCAACAGAGTAACAATCACGCCACCAACTGGTTTATTCGCCGCCTCGGTGGGCCAGCTCAATGTAACGCGCTGATCAACTCCCATTATCGGCATCTCTTTCGTAAGGTGCGCATTCGCGAGTACATTCCACCGGGAGGAAAAACCTATAAAAACAGTGCCTTACCCCAAGATTACGTCCACTTTCTCAAGGCTCTGTGGCATAAACATCTCCCCTACTCTGGAGAAATGCTGAGGGTCATGTCTTTGCCTGGACGGGATCGTATCTTTTGGGGCACTCAAGTTCCCAGAGGCACCCAGGTGTATAACAAAACCGGCTCCACGTCCTACCTCTGTGGGGATATGGGCATTTTGGTGACCAAAACTAAAAGCGGACGCAGTATTCCCTACGCCATTGTTGGTATTGTTCAGCGTTCATCCG
- a CDS encoding manganese-dependent inorganic pyrophosphatase, which produces MSVYVIGHKSPDTDSVTSAIAYAELMKAKGEDYVAAVAGGLNPESEMVLKQFGFATPEILTDATGKQLALVDHSDLAQAPDNLSAGEVVAVVDHHKIGDVTTNQPIFFCAMPVGCTGTVLKTLYDMEGIAVDPKVAGLMMAAILSDTVNFKSPTCTEADKKAVAELSEISGVKDTDGLFMEMLKAKSAVAGVPPMDLLHRDYKDFDMNGKKVGVGQLELATLDQVADMREALYGAMKEQKGSERHSVLLMLTDVVKEGTDLMVISDDDALIEGAFGAKLDGNCMWIDGMMSRKKQTVPNLQKAFGC; this is translated from the coding sequence ATGTCTGTTTATGTTATTGGCCACAAAAGTCCGGATACCGATTCTGTAACCTCTGCAATCGCTTATGCTGAGTTGATGAAAGCAAAAGGCGAGGATTATGTTGCCGCCGTTGCTGGTGGATTGAATCCTGAGTCCGAGATGGTATTGAAGCAGTTCGGTTTTGCCACCCCTGAGATTCTGACCGACGCTACCGGCAAACAGCTTGCTCTGGTTGACCACAGCGATCTGGCTCAGGCTCCTGACAATCTCTCCGCTGGCGAGGTTGTTGCCGTTGTTGACCATCACAAAATCGGTGATGTAACCACCAATCAGCCGATCTTTTTCTGTGCCATGCCTGTTGGCTGTACCGGTACCGTTCTCAAAACCCTCTACGATATGGAAGGCATTGCCGTAGACCCGAAAGTTGCTGGTCTGATGATGGCTGCTATCCTCAGCGATACCGTAAACTTCAAATCCCCGACCTGCACCGAGGCTGATAAAAAAGCCGTTGCTGAGCTGTCTGAGATTTCTGGTGTAAAAGACACCGATGGTCTGTTCATGGAAATGCTGAAGGCAAAAAGCGCTGTAGCTGGCGTACCTCCGATGGATCTGCTTCATCGTGACTACAAAGACTTCGACATGAATGGCAAGAAAGTTGGTGTTGGTCAGCTTGAGCTGGCTACCCTGGATCAGGTTGCCGATATGCGCGAGGCTCTCTACGGTGCCATGAAAGAGCAGAAAGGTTCTGAGCGTCACTCTGTACTGCTGATGCTGACCGACGTTGTTAAAGAAGGTACCGACCTGATGGTTATCTCTGATGACGATGCCCTGATCGAAGGTGCTTTTGGTGCCAAACTCGATGGCAATTGCATGTGGATCGACGGTATGATGAGCCGTAAGAAACAAACTGTACCGAACCTGCAGAAAGCATTTGGCTGCTAA
- a CDS encoding Bax inhibitor-1/YccA family protein produces MQSHIGTREVTRAQARQEASTIFLAKVFNWMAIGLGITGVVAFFLGQSGMVQSLIASPVFMILLLVELGMVFFLSARIEKIQPATATGLFLGYSLLNGVTLSTIFLAYTKASIAATFLVTAGMFAAMAVYGMVTKRDLSGVGSFMFMGLIGILLASVVNIFLKSPAVYWAISAIGVLVFTGLTAYDVQKIKNIGEEGIMQQGEGAVRKGAIIGALALYLDFINLFLMLLRFFGGSRD; encoded by the coding sequence ATGCAATCTCATATAGGAACGCGTGAAGTAACGCGCGCACAGGCCCGCCAGGAAGCTTCGACCATTTTTTTGGCCAAGGTCTTCAATTGGATGGCAATAGGCCTTGGAATCACCGGTGTTGTGGCTTTTTTTCTGGGCCAGTCCGGCATGGTGCAGTCACTGATCGCCAGTCCGGTTTTTATGATCCTTCTCTTGGTGGAATTGGGCATGGTCTTTTTTCTGTCCGCCCGTATTGAAAAAATTCAGCCGGCAACAGCCACGGGACTCTTTCTCGGCTACTCGCTGCTGAACGGAGTGACCCTTTCCACCATATTTCTGGCCTACACCAAGGCCTCGATTGCAGCGACTTTTCTGGTGACCGCAGGGATGTTTGCTGCCATGGCTGTCTATGGCATGGTCACCAAACGGGATCTTTCCGGTGTGGGCTCTTTTATGTTTATGGGGCTTATCGGGATTCTCCTTGCTTCCGTGGTCAATATCTTTTTGAAAAGTCCTGCCGTCTACTGGGCGATCTCTGCCATTGGTGTGCTTGTCTTTACCGGTCTGACCGCCTATGATGTGCAGAAAATCAAAAACATCGGTGAAGAGGGGATCATGCAGCAGGGAGAAGGGGCTGTGCGTAAGGGGGCGATCATCGGTGCGCTTGCGCTCTATCTCGACTTCATCAACCTCTTTTTGATGCTTCTTCGTTTTTTCGGCGGCAGCAGAGACTGA
- a CDS encoding ATP-binding protein, which produces MSQRLAQAEQEREKIEIQLRQSQKLEAIGRLAGGVAHDYNNMINVILGYAELALERVESQSPLHRDLSQIFEAAKRSMEITRQLLAFARCQNITPRKVDLNTEIEPLLSMITRLIGEEIELRFYPGTDVYPVNLDPSQIDQLLVNLCVNARDAISGIGKIVIETTNTLLDQTYCDLHPEFHPGEYAQLAISDDGAGMDEETQKNIFEPFFSTKDQGKGTGLGLATVYGIIKQNKGFISVYSELNKGTTFRLYLPRHAGEATTTPAEMFLTQEPSTARGETVLVVEDETGILNLVKRLLEELGYVPLIAPSPLAAIQLVKSHPGSIDLLITDVVMPEMNGRELAQELQALLPELKVLFMSGYTSNIIAKRGILDVNVILLQKPFTKQNFADKVHQALSNSLPLTGPRDAPWTSPLS; this is translated from the coding sequence ATGAGTCAACGTCTTGCCCAAGCCGAGCAAGAGCGGGAGAAGATTGAAATCCAGCTGCGCCAGTCCCAAAAACTCGAGGCAATTGGTCGACTTGCAGGAGGGGTGGCCCACGACTATAACAACATGATCAACGTCATACTGGGGTATGCAGAGTTAGCCCTGGAACGAGTAGAATCTCAAAGCCCCCTACACCGTGATTTAAGTCAGATTTTTGAAGCGGCTAAACGGTCCATGGAGATTACCCGCCAACTCCTTGCCTTTGCTCGCTGCCAGAACATTACCCCACGAAAAGTAGATTTAAACACCGAGATCGAGCCACTGTTAAGCATGATCACCAGGCTCATTGGTGAAGAGATAGAACTGCGTTTTTACCCGGGTACCGATGTTTACCCCGTTAACCTCGATCCTTCTCAGATTGATCAATTGCTGGTGAATCTCTGCGTCAATGCTCGAGATGCGATCAGCGGTATCGGTAAAATAGTGATTGAAACAACCAACACTCTCCTTGACCAAACCTACTGCGACTTGCACCCAGAATTTCATCCGGGAGAATATGCTCAACTGGCCATCAGTGACGACGGGGCTGGTATGGATGAGGAAACACAGAAAAATATCTTTGAACCCTTTTTCAGCACTAAAGATCAGGGAAAAGGTACTGGGCTGGGACTGGCGACCGTTTACGGCATCATTAAACAAAACAAAGGGTTTATCAGTGTCTACAGTGAACTGAACAAAGGCACCACCTTTCGCCTTTACCTGCCTCGTCATGCCGGAGAAGCAACAACCACACCTGCGGAAATGTTTCTTACACAAGAGCCATCGACTGCCCGGGGAGAAACTGTTTTGGTGGTCGAAGATGAAACAGGCATTCTCAATCTGGTGAAACGCTTACTTGAGGAACTGGGATACGTTCCCCTGATTGCGCCCTCTCCGCTGGCGGCGATCCAATTGGTCAAATCTCACCCTGGTTCCATCGATTTGCTGATCACAGATGTGGTCATGCCCGAGATGAACGGACGAGAACTCGCCCAAGAGTTACAAGCACTTTTACCGGAACTTAAAGTGCTGTTTATGTCTGGATACACATCTAATATTATTGCAAAACGTGGAATCTTAGATGTAAATGTAATTTTACTGCAAAAACCGTTTACCAAACAAAACTTTGCTGACAAAGTTCACCAGGCTCTTTCCAACTCCCTGCCACTTACCGGACCCCGTGACGCTCCATGGACTTCTCCTCTCTCTTGA
- a CDS encoding acyl-CoA dehydratase activase, which yields MALYGGIDIGSRSIELVVRDPHQIISRKKTATTFDPLSQIRSLTEGLVFEKLVATGYGRGLVEEAGLCPCVETITEIKAYGLGAHDLCPEAQTVLDIGGQDTKAIALMGSKIAKFEMNDRCAAGTGKFLEHLATVFQIPLEEFGHYALEGTQRLEINAMCTVFAETEAISLMARGKNPRDIALGLHNSIVKRTMTMLTRIGLQGPLLFAGGVANNPCVVQLLTETLGSAPLIPKEPDMVGAHGAALHAIRE from the coding sequence ATGGCCCTCTACGGCGGCATAGATATCGGATCGCGTTCCATTGAACTGGTGGTGCGCGATCCGCACCAGATCATCAGTCGCAAAAAAACGGCGACGACCTTTGATCCCCTGAGCCAGATTCGCTCACTGACCGAAGGCCTCGTCTTTGAAAAGCTGGTTGCAACGGGATATGGCCGAGGCCTGGTGGAAGAGGCGGGTCTCTGCCCCTGCGTGGAGACCATCACCGAAATAAAAGCCTACGGCCTGGGGGCCCATGATCTTTGCCCTGAGGCACAGACCGTACTCGATATCGGCGGGCAGGACACCAAAGCCATCGCCCTGATGGGCAGCAAAATTGCAAAATTCGAGATGAATGACCGCTGCGCTGCTGGAACTGGAAAATTTCTTGAGCACCTGGCCACGGTGTTCCAGATCCCCCTGGAAGAATTTGGCCATTATGCGCTTGAAGGCACCCAGCGTCTTGAAATCAACGCCATGTGTACGGTCTTTGCCGAGACCGAGGCCATAAGCCTCATGGCCCGGGGGAAAAATCCTCGCGACATTGCTCTGGGGTTACATAACTCCATCGTCAAGCGGACCATGACCATGCTCACCCGCATCGGTTTACAAGGGCCCCTGCTCTTTGCTGGCGGTGTCGCCAATAACCCCTGCGTGGTCCAGCTCTTGACAGAAACACTTGGATCAGCGCCGCTTATCCCCAAAGAGCCAGACATGGTCGGGGCCCATGGCGCTGCCTTGCATGCTATCAGGGAATAA
- the minE gene encoding cell division topological specificity factor MinE yields MNFFDFFKSKKSSSASVAKERLQIIVAHERRPASTPDFLPQLQSDILEVVRKYIQISEEQVKLSVDKQGDFEVLELNISLADPGK; encoded by the coding sequence ATGAATTTTTTTGACTTTTTTAAATCAAAAAAGAGCAGCTCTGCATCCGTAGCCAAAGAACGGTTGCAGATTATCGTTGCCCATGAGCGGCGACCGGCCTCCACTCCTGATTTTCTGCCACAGTTGCAGAGTGATATTTTGGAAGTTGTACGAAAGTACATCCAGATCAGTGAAGAGCAGGTTAAGCTTTCAGTGGATAAGCAGGGCGATTTTGAAGTGCTTGAACTCAACATCTCTCTGGCAGATCCAGGAAAGTAG
- a CDS encoding nitroreductase family protein, giving the protein MTTRQSVRRYSDSPIEPEKIEQLIEAVRLAPSASNSQPWHLIMVTDPALKNQVADATYSSLVSFNKFVPQAPVLAVLVIEKPKVITQIGGRLKARDFPLIDIGIAAEHFCLQATELGLGTCMLGWFDEPKVQRLLKIPPNRRIGLLITLGYSDENAPPRAKNRKSREEMSSFDKY; this is encoded by the coding sequence TTGACCACTCGACAAAGTGTCCGTCGTTACAGCGACAGCCCCATAGAACCGGAAAAAATCGAACAACTGATCGAAGCGGTCCGACTGGCTCCTTCGGCCAGCAATTCGCAACCTTGGCATTTAATCATGGTTACAGATCCGGCACTCAAAAACCAAGTAGCGGATGCAACCTATAGCTCGCTCGTTTCCTTTAATAAATTTGTTCCCCAGGCCCCTGTCCTGGCGGTTTTGGTTATTGAAAAGCCCAAAGTTATCACCCAAATTGGTGGCCGCCTCAAAGCTCGTGACTTTCCGCTTATTGATATCGGCATCGCAGCCGAGCATTTTTGCTTGCAAGCGACGGAGCTGGGACTGGGCACCTGTATGCTCGGCTGGTTTGATGAACCTAAAGTACAACGACTGCTGAAAATTCCCCCAAATCGCCGCATCGGGCTCCTCATCACCTTGGGGTATAGTGATGAAAATGCACCACCACGTGCCAAAAATCGAAAATCACGCGAAGAAATGTCCAGTTTTGACAAGTATTAG
- the minC gene encoding septum site-determining protein MinC, whose amino-acid sequence MKLSDSPGEASVFELKGSVLTVMVLYVKETNPDLLYPQLKKKIGPARSFFNNAPILIDLKAVSEGAQLQLDFLVLTTFLRGLGLVPVGVRAAVETVAQRVLDAGLGVLPPATREKHVTPQEEEKVIEPVPDPVVVPESVAEPELVPEQKIENMSVPTMVIKQPVRSGQQVVAHDGDLIIMASVNAGAEVVASGNIHVYGALRGRAMAGVHGNADARVFCLQCNPELVAVTDAYVVNDSLESQVINHTVMISRGENGLDFDVLGAFEPQRG is encoded by the coding sequence ATGAAACTAAGCGATTCCCCTGGCGAAGCCTCAGTGTTTGAACTCAAGGGCAGTGTGCTCACCGTAATGGTGCTTTATGTTAAAGAAACCAATCCAGATTTGCTCTACCCGCAGTTAAAAAAGAAGATTGGTCCTGCACGCTCCTTTTTCAATAACGCCCCAATACTCATTGATCTGAAAGCGGTGTCTGAAGGCGCGCAGTTACAGCTGGATTTTCTGGTACTGACCACCTTTCTACGAGGGCTGGGCCTGGTTCCAGTGGGCGTGCGAGCTGCCGTCGAGACTGTCGCACAACGTGTGCTCGATGCCGGTCTGGGAGTGCTGCCTCCGGCAACCCGGGAGAAACATGTGACGCCCCAGGAAGAGGAAAAGGTTATCGAGCCTGTTCCTGACCCTGTGGTGGTACCAGAGTCCGTTGCAGAACCAGAGCTGGTACCCGAGCAGAAGATCGAAAATATGTCTGTGCCGACCATGGTTATCAAGCAGCCTGTGCGTTCCGGGCAGCAGGTCGTTGCCCACGACGGAGACCTGATCATTATGGCCTCGGTTAATGCCGGAGCTGAGGTCGTCGCCAGTGGAAATATTCATGTCTATGGAGCATTGCGTGGTCGGGCCATGGCCGGTGTACATGGTAACGCGGATGCTCGTGTCTTTTGTCTGCAGTGCAATCCAGAGTTGGTGGCAGTAACCGATGCCTATGTGGTCAACGACTCTCTTGAATCACAAGTGATTAATCACACCGTGATGATCAGTCGAGGCGAGAATGGTTTGGATTTTGACGTACTAGGGGCCTTTGAGCCCCAGCGCGGGTAG
- the minD gene encoding septum site-determining protein MinD — translation MSKVVVVTSGKGGVGKTTTSAAVAAALAVRGYKTVVIDFDVGLRNLDLIMGCERRVVYDLLNVIHGEGSLNQALIKDKRVGNLYILPASQTRDKDALTLEGVGKVIEQLRESFEYIICDSPAGIEKGAMTAMHFADEALVVTNPEISSVRDSDRIIGMLASKTKRAEAGEDPVNVHLVITRYDPDRVDGGDMLSAEDVCEILAIPFLGAVPESKLVLAASNSGIPVTMAEDCDAGTAYFDIVDRFLGEEVPYRFLDVQKKGFFSRFFGS, via the coding sequence TTGTCTAAAGTCGTCGTCGTGACGTCCGGAAAGGGCGGTGTGGGCAAAACCACCACCAGTGCGGCCGTTGCCGCAGCACTGGCGGTAAGAGGATACAAGACGGTCGTAATTGATTTCGATGTCGGTCTGCGCAACCTCGATCTGATTATGGGCTGCGAGAGGCGGGTCGTCTACGACCTGTTAAATGTTATCCATGGCGAAGGTTCACTGAATCAGGCGCTGATAAAGGATAAACGGGTCGGGAATTTGTATATCCTGCCTGCCTCACAGACCAGAGATAAGGATGCCTTGACGCTGGAAGGCGTTGGCAAGGTGATCGAGCAGCTGCGAGAGAGCTTTGAGTATATCATCTGTGATTCACCCGCAGGTATTGAAAAGGGTGCAATGACGGCAATGCACTTCGCAGATGAGGCCCTGGTGGTGACCAACCCCGAGATCTCTTCTGTGCGTGACTCAGATCGCATCATCGGCATGCTAGCCAGTAAGACCAAACGTGCTGAAGCGGGAGAAGATCCGGTGAATGTCCACCTGGTTATTACCCGCTATGATCCTGACCGTGTTGACGGGGGGGATATGCTCAGCGCTGAGGATGTTTGTGAGATTCTGGCAATACCCTTTCTGGGAGCCGTGCCGGAGTCCAAGTTGGTCCTGGCTGCCTCAAACTCGGGTATTCCCGTAACCATGGCCGAAGACTGCGATGCCGGTACCGCCTATTTTGATATTGTGGACCGGTTCCTGGGCGAGGAAGTGCCATACCGCTTCCTTGACGTACAGAAAAAGGGTTTCTTTTCCCGATTCTTTGGATCCTGA
- a CDS encoding double-cubane-cluster-containing anaerobic reductase, whose amino-acid sequence MTTAAYKEMWEQLNLDIPAHDGLLAVLGKFYNDIYLSQDGRLQGMEYLDFVLSEVHGLRIKELQDAKAEGRKIVGTFCVFVPEELTLAAGAVHVGLCSGAEVGSDKAEQLVPRNTCALIKSFIGFKLARLCPFTESCDLVIGETTCDGKKKAYEAFAEHVNLEVLEVPQRKTASDRALWKSEVLRYKSVLEELTGNTITEEKLQAAIKLVNEKRLALQRLNRLRQADPAPISGRDALLINQVSMYDDPVRFTQSINTLCDQIEERIAAGEGITPAGTPRLLLSGCPMAVPNWKLPFIVESSGAVIVGEESCIGSRNTRDLVSEEATTMEGIIDALVDRYLQIDCACFTPNDERQDNLKTMVNDLKADGVLHYNLMFCQPYEHEAMKTEKTMQEAQVPVLSISTDYSMEDVEQLKTRIEAFIEMVR is encoded by the coding sequence ATGACAACAGCAGCCTATAAGGAAATGTGGGAGCAACTCAACCTGGACATTCCGGCCCACGATGGACTCCTTGCTGTGCTTGGAAAATTTTACAACGATATCTACCTTTCCCAGGATGGACGCCTCCAGGGAATGGAATATCTGGATTTTGTCCTCAGCGAGGTTCATGGCCTTCGCATCAAGGAACTGCAGGATGCAAAGGCTGAAGGCCGCAAGATTGTCGGCACCTTTTGCGTGTTCGTCCCCGAGGAGCTGACCCTGGCAGCCGGGGCGGTTCATGTAGGCCTCTGTTCAGGAGCAGAGGTTGGCTCGGACAAGGCAGAGCAGCTTGTTCCCCGCAACACCTGCGCCCTGATCAAATCTTTCATCGGCTTCAAGCTGGCCCGGCTCTGCCCCTTTACCGAGTCCTGCGACCTGGTCATCGGCGAAACCACCTGTGATGGTAAGAAAAAAGCCTACGAGGCCTTTGCCGAACATGTGAACCTGGAGGTTTTGGAGGTTCCCCAGCGAAAAACAGCCAGTGACCGCGCTCTCTGGAAAAGTGAAGTCCTTCGCTATAAATCGGTTTTGGAAGAACTCACCGGCAACACCATCACCGAAGAAAAGCTGCAGGCAGCAATCAAACTGGTCAACGAAAAACGGTTGGCTCTGCAGCGCCTCAACCGCCTTCGCCAGGCCGATCCTGCCCCGATCTCCGGCCGTGATGCCCTGCTGATCAATCAGGTTTCCATGTACGACGATCCGGTTCGTTTCACCCAAAGTATCAACACCCTGTGCGATCAGATCGAAGAGCGTATCGCAGCCGGAGAAGGCATCACCCCTGCCGGCACACCGCGTTTGCTGCTCAGTGGGTGTCCCATGGCCGTACCCAACTGGAAACTGCCCTTCATCGTCGAGAGCAGTGGAGCGGTTATCGTGGGTGAAGAATCCTGCATCGGCTCCCGGAACACCCGGGATCTGGTCAGTGAAGAGGCGACCACCATGGAAGGCATTATCGATGCGCTGGTGGATCGTTACCTGCAAATCGACTGCGCCTGTTTTACCCCCAACGATGAACGCCAGGACAACCTGAAAACCATGGTCAATGATCTCAAAGCTGACGGCGTTCTCCATTACAACCTGATGTTCTGTCAACCCTATGAGCACGAGGCCATGAAAACTGAAAAGACCATGCAAGAAGCTCAGGTCCCGGTCCTTTCCATCTCCACCGATTACAGCATGGAAGATGTAGAACAGCTGAAAACTCGCATTGAGGCCTTTATCGAGATGGTGCGTTAA